The genomic interval TTAAAGTTGATGCTACAATGGGTGCGCCACAAGTGGCTTATCGTGAAACAATTACGAAGCCTTTTGAGGTTGACTATACCCATAAAAAACAAAGTGGTGGTTCGGGGCAGTTTGCTCGCGTTAAGGTTTTGTTTGAGCCGCAGGATCCGGGTGTTCCTTTTACATTTGAAAGTAAAATTGTTGGTGGCTCTGTGCCAAAAGAGTATATTCCTGGCGTCCAAAAAGGTATTGTCTCAGCTATGGGGAGTGGTGTTATTGCTGGTTTCCCTGTTATTGACTTTAAAGCAACGCTTCTTGATGGTGCCTACCATGATGTTGATTCGAGTGTTCTGGCTTTTGAGATTGCTGCTCGCGCGGCTTTTCGAGAGGGCATCGGTAAGGCGTCTCCATGCTTGCTTGAGCCGATGATGAAGGTCGAAGTTGTGACGCCTGAGGACTACATGGGAGACGTCATCGGGGACCTTAATAGTCGACGCGGTCAAATGCAGGGGATGGATGACCGTGGTAATGCCCGCGTTATTAATGCCCATGTTCCACTAGCGTGCATGTTTGGTTATGTGAATACGTTGCGTTCAATGACCCAGGGTCGTGCGCAATATACAATGCAGTTTGATCATTATGCGCAGGTTCCACACAATATTGCTGAGGAAGTCAAGGCAAACTTAGGTTAATCAGGAGAGACAACATGTCGAAAGAGAAGTTTTTGCGGGATAAGCCGCATTGTAATATAGGAACGATTGGTCACGTGGATCACGGTAAGACGACGTTGACCGCAGCGATTACGAAGGTGTTGTCTGAGTCTGGTGGAGCGGTGTTTAAGGCGTATGATCAGATTGATGGAGCTCCTGAGGAGCGTGCGCGTGGTATTACGATTTCGACGGCCCACGTAGAGTATGAGACAGGCAATCGTCATTATGCGCATGTGGACTGTCCTGGTCATGCGGACTATGTGAAGAATATGATTACCGGTGCGGCTCAGATGGATGGAGCTATTTTGGTTGTTTCTGCTGCTGATGGTCCGATGCCTCAGACCCGGGAGCATATTTTGTTGGCGCGTCAGGTTGGTGTTCCAGCGATTGTTGTTTTTATGAACAAGGTTGATCAGGTTGATGATCCTGAGTTGTTGGAGTTGGTTGAGCTTGAGATCCGTGAGCTGTTATCGAGCTATGATTTTCCTGGTGATGATATTCCTGTGGTGAAGGGTTCTGCGTTGTGTGCGCTTGAGAATCGTGATGCGGAGCGTGGTTCTGAGGCGATTAAGTCACTGATGAGTGAGGTTGATCGTTATATACCTCAGCCTGAGCGTGCGGTAGACAAGCCGTTTTTGATGCCTGTTGAAGATGTGTTTTCGATTTCTGGTCGTGGTACGGTTGTGACGGGACGTATTGAGAGTGGTGTTGTGAAGGTTGGTGAGGAAGTATCGATTGTTGGTGTTCGTGATACGACGAAGACAGTTGTGACGGGTGTTGAGATGTTTCGCAAGCTGTTGGATCAGGGTGAAGCTGGTGATAACGTTGGATTGTTGTTGCGCGGTACGAAGCGTGAGGATGTGGAGCGTGGTCAGGTTTTGGCGAAGCCTGGTTCGATTACCCCTCATACGAAGTTTGAGGGAGAGGTATATATTCTGACGAAGGAAGAGGGTGGTCGTCATACGCCATTTTTTAAGAACTATCGGCCACAGTTTTACTTCCGTACGACGGATGTGACGGGTACGGTTGAGTTACCGGATGGTGTTGAGATGGTTATGCCTGGCGATAACGTGAAAGTGGTTGTTGAGTTAATAGCCCCTATTGCGATGGAAGAGGGGCTGCGTTTTGCTATCCGTGAGGGTGGGCGTACGGTCGGAGCCGGTGTCGTCGCTAAGATTATTAAATAAGGAATTTATACGTAATGAAAAATCAATCAATTCGCATACGCCTTAAGGCATTTGATTATAATGTCTTGGATGAATCGGCATCGCAGATTGTAAATACCGCTCATAACACAGGTGCTAAAGTTCTTGGTCCTATTCCTTTACCTTCAAAGCAGGAAGTTTATACGGTATTACGTTCTCCTCATATTGATAAAAAGTCTCGGGAACAATTTGCTCTGACAACGCACAAGCGATTGTTGGATATTGTGGACTGGACTCCAGAAACGGTAGATGCCCTGATGAAGTTAGACATTGCGGCTGGTGTTAATGTAGAAATTAAGTTGTAGAAAATGATGCGATCAGGATTAATAGCTAAAAAAATTGGCATGACCCGGGTTTTCAACGCCCTTGGCGAGGTCGTTCCGGTGACAGTTCTTCAATATGACTCATGTGTTGTAACTGATGTAAAGAAACCAGAAAAGCACGGTTATGCCGCTGTCCAACTTTCCACGGGGGCCGTGAAAACCAAACGTCTTACTGCTGCGGATCGTGGGCGTTTTTCCGCTAACAGCTTGCTTCCTCGAGCAATTTCACGTGAGTTTCGTCTTGAGGATTCGGAGGGCTATGTCGTCGGCCAAGAGATTGCGATTTCCCATATTGTTGCAGGCCAAAAAGTTGATATTGTTGGGACGTCCATTGGTAAGGGCTTTGCTGGGCCGATGAAGCGTCACAACTTTAGGGGATTACGCGCCAGTCACGGTGTTTCGATAGCGCATCGTAGTCATGGTTCGACAGGTATGTGTCAAGACCCTGGTCGTGTACTAAAGGGAAAAAAAATGGCTGGTCAGATGGGAAATACCCGTGTGACTAAGCAGAATCTTGAAGTTCACGGTGTGGATATCGCTAATAGTCTGATTATGGTGATTGGTTCTGTTCCTGGGCCAAAGAATCAATACGTCACTATATGTGATGCAGTAAAAGGTCCGGGGGTTTCAGACTTACCTTATCCAGCGGCATTTTTAAATGAAAAGTCCCTTGACAACGTACCCCTAAATCAGGCACAAGAACCTACGCGGGATGTCGTATCCAATCCTGTTGTTTCTGAAGATAAAAGCGAATAGTTGAGTGATATAATGAAGCTTAGTGTAAAAACAATTAATGACGTGGTTAAGGGAAGTCTAGAACTTTCTGATGCTGTCTATGGTGTTCCTTATCGCCAAGACATTATTGCCCGCATGGTTACTTGGCAGTTGTCCAAGCGTCAAGCTGGCACACATCAAACAAAAACCATCTCTATGATAAGTGGTACGACCCGTAAGCCTTTTCGACAAAAAGGCACTGGTAATGCACGTCAAGGTAGCTTGCGATCACCCCAGTTTCGTGGTGGAGCAACGATATTTGGTCCCCAGTCACGTTCACATGCACATAAACTTACACGTAAATTTCGTAAGCTTGCTTTAAAAACGGCACTCTCGGAAAAGCTACGTGCGGATAGCTTGTGTGTTTTTGATAATTTTGATCTTTCATCTTTGAAAACTGCCGATTTCGCAAAATCTTTTGCCTCATATCTTCATTTAAAAACTCTTCTTATTGATGTTAAGGAGAAGGTAGGTTTATTGCGCCAAGCTGGTTCTAATCTTCCAAATATTGATGTTTTACCAGTTGAGGGAGTGAATGTTTATGACCTAGTCCGACATAAGCATGTTTTGATTTCCAAAGAGGCTGCAAAGCAGCTTGAGGAGAAGCTCGATGGTTAATATTTTCAATTCTCAAAATGTTTACGCAGGGATTCGCCGGCCTGTGGTTACTGAAAAATCTATGGCTGCTACGACTTTCGGGCGTTATACTTTTGTTGTTTCTCCTGAATTGACAAAAACCCAAATTAAGGGCGCTATTGAGGATTTATATAAAGTTAAGGTTTCGTCTGTTTCTCGCCTTGTGCGCAAAGGAAAGAAAAAAGTGTTTCGTGGTCGTCGTGGCCAGCGATCAGATGTCTCCTATGCGTTTGTGCGTCTACTGTCTGGTTCAATTGATCTTGGAGGTCAAGTGGTATGACCCATTTAAAGACTTTTTCACCATATACCCCATCAACACGCAATACCGTCCTTGTGTCACATGAGGGTCTTTGGAAAGGCCGTCCTATTAAAGTTTTGACGGAGGGTTTGCACAAAAGTGGCGGCCGCAATAATCTTGGTCGTATGACGATGCGCCATCGTGGCGGTGGTCACAAGCGTCTCTATCGTGTTATTGACTTCAAGCGACAGCGCGACGGTCAAAAGGCAACTGTTGAGCGCATTGAGTATGATCCTAATCGTACAGCTCACATCGCCCTCTTGTCTTATGCTGATGGACAAAAAGCTTACATAGTAGCTCCGCAAAAGCTCAGTGCTGGAGATGTGGTGGAGTCTGGTGTAGGTGCTGATATAAAGGTGGGGAACTGCCTTCCTCTTTCCAGTATTCCTGTGGGAACTCTTGTGCACAATTTAGAGCTTAAGCCCCAAAAAGGGGCTCAGTTAGTCCGATCAGCTGGTGCCTTCGCACAAATTGTGGGCCGTGATGATGCATATGTTCAAGTGCGTCTAGGCTCGGGAGAGCTCAGAATGATTTTGGGTGCTTGTCGCGCTACTATTGGTGTTGTATCAAACCCAAATCAAAAAAACATCAAGCTTGGAAAGGCTGGTCGCTCACGTTGGCTGGGTCGCCGCTCATCCGTTCGAGGGGTGGTTATGAACCCTGTTGATCATCCGCATGGTGGCGGCGAGGGGAGAACGTCAGGTGGTCGCCATCCAGTTTCGCCTTGGGGTATTTGTACCAAGGGCAAGAAAACGCGTAACAAGAAGAAGCCTTCTTCAAAGTACATTATACGCAAACGTAAGAACTAACAGAGGAATTTATCAGTGGCACGTTCAGTTTGGAAAGGTCCCTTTGTGGATGGTTATTTGCTTAAAAAAGCAGATGTTGTTCGTGAGTCATCTCGTAATGATGTTATTAAAACATGGTCTCGCAGATCTACAATTTTGCCTAATTTTGTGGGGCTCAACTTCGCTGTTCACAACGGTAATAAGTTCATACCTGTGTATGTGACAGAGGAGATGGTTGGGCACAAGTTTGGTGAGTTTTCCCCAACACGTACATATCATGGGCATGGTGCGGATAAAAAGGCAAAAAGAGGTTAACATGGTACACGAAAAACTCTCACCCGCGGGTCAAAAATTGGCTAAGGCTATTTTGACAAAACTTTCTTGCAGTCCACGAAAGGTAAACCTAGTCTTAGGCCTTATTAGGGGTCAGCCCGTTTCTGCGGCTTTAAAGCAACTGAGGTTTTCGACAAAACGTGTGGCTAATGACGTTCATGGTCTTTTGTTTTCTGCAATTTCAAATGCGGAAAATAACTACGACATGGACGTTGATCGTTTAGTTGTTAATGAGGCCTATGTGGGTAAAAATATGCAGTTAAAGCGTATGCATGCCCGGGCGCGTGGTCGCGGCTCTCGTATAACAAAGGTATTTTCAAATGTTACTATCATACTTACTGAGAAGGAGCTTAACTAATGGGACAAAAGGTTAGGCCAATTGGGCTCCGCTTGGGAATAAACCGCACATGGGACTCTCGTTGGTTTGCTGATCGTGACTATGCCAAGTTACTGCTAGAAGATATTAAAATTCGGGAATTTGTCTTTAAGAATTTTTCTCAAGCGAGTATTTCTCATGTGATTATTGAGCGTCCAGCAAAAAAAATTAATGTTTTTATTCAAACAGCCCGTCCGGGTGTTCTTATTGGCAAAAAAGGTGCTGATATCGATCGTATGAAGAAGCAAATCTCTGCGCTTACCAAAGCAGAGGTTGCGGTTAATATAATGGAAATTCGCAAACCAGAGCTTGATGCAAAACTAGTTGCTGATGGTATTGCCCAACAGCTAGAGCGACGTGTTAGCTACCGTCGTGCTATGAAGCGTGCAATTCAATCATCTGTGCGTATGGGTGCTCAAGGCATCCGTGTTGTTTGCTCGGGTCGGCTAGGTGGTGCTGAGATTGCGCGCACTGAAGAGTATAGAGAGGGGCGTGTTCCCCTTCACACATTGCGGGCAGATATCGATTACGGAGAATCAGCAGCCCTCACAACTTATGGTAAATGTGGTGTGCGGGTTTGGGTCTATCAGGGAGAAATCCTTGAACATGATCCGATGGCTCACGAGCGCAGAATATTTCAACGTTAAGGTATTGTTATGCTAAGTCCTAAAAAAACAAAACACCGTAAGGCCTTTAAGGGGCGCATACATGGTTTGGCTAAGGGGGGGGTAACTCTGAATTTTGGATCCTTTGGTCTGAAAGCTCTTGAGCCTGCTCGCATCACAGCGCGGCAAATTGAATCGGCGCGTCGTGCTATCACACGCCATATTAAACGCTCAGGTCGCGTTTGGATTCGTATATTTCCTGACGTACCTGTCTCGACAAAGCCAGCGGAAGTTCGAATGGGAAGCGGAAAAGGTGCGCCGGAGTTTTGGGCGGCACGTGTGAAGCCGGGGCGTATCATGTTTGAGCTTGACGGAGTTCCTCATGAACTGGCTGTGCGGGCCTTTGAGCTAGCATCAGCAAAGCTTCCTATTAAAACGCGCTTAATCACTCGCTTGGAGCCATAACCTATGTTAAAAATCATCGAGATTCGCAAGAAAAGCCTTGAAGACATCCAGAAGCATGTGGTAGAGAAGAATCGCGAGCTATTAAATTTAAGATTTCGCAAGTCTTCCGGAGATTTGGATAAGACACATCAACTGCGCAGTATTCGTCGTGAAATCGCACGATTTAATACCGTAGCACTTGAAAAAAAGAGTTAATTGGAGTTTTTTATGCCACGTCGAACATTGACAGGTGTAGTTGTGAGTAACAAGTGCGATAAATCAGTAGTCGTAAATGTTTCTCGCCGTGTTACACATGAGAAGTACAAAAAAATTATGACTAAATCAAAGCGCTATATGGCGCATGATGAGCAAAATTCTTGCAACATTGGCGATTTAGTAACAATAATTGAAATTGCTCCAAAGTCTAAACGAAAGACGTGGGAAGTCATGTCTAATCCCCTTGGAGAGCAAAAATGATTCAGATGCAGTCGCGCCTAGATGTTGCTGATAACACAGGAGCAAAAGAAGTTCAGTGTATAAAAGTTTTGGGAGGATCAAAACGGAAGTCAGCAGCTATTGGTGATACAATAGTCGTTAGTGTAAAGAGTGCTATTCCTCGGGGAAAAGTTTCAAAAGGCGACGTGATGAAGGCTGTGATTGTTCGGTCTGCCTATCCACTTAGTCGTCCTGACGGCACGGTGATTCGTTTTGATCGTAATGCAGTGGTTTTGATTAATGCTCAGGGAGAGCCTGTTGGCACTCGCATATTTGGTCCCGTAACCCGAGAACTGCGCGCCAAAAGTTTTATGAAAATCATTTCACTTGCACCAGAGGTAATCTAATGAAAAAATTTAGGCTAAAGCGTGGCGATCAAGTTATTGCTATTGCTGGGAGATCCAAGGGTAAATCAGGCGAGATCATTAAGGTTAATGTCGATAAAAGTACACTGCTTGTCAAGGGCATGAATCTTCTTCACCATTTTGAGCGTGCGTCCGCTTCCTCAAAAGGGGGGGTGGTCCAGAGAGAGTCTCCGATTCATATTTCCAATGTGGCCTTATTGGATCCGAAGACAAAGACCCCGACCAAAGTTGGCTTTGTTTGGGATAAAAATAGTGAAAAAAAGCGTATTGCTAAAAAATCTGGTGAAATAATAGTATAGGTTGTTACGTGTCACGTCTATTTAAACAATATAACGAAAAAATCAGACCTGAGATCATGAAGAAAATGATGTACACTTCTGTCATGCAGGTTCCATCGCTGTCCAAGATAACCTTGAATATGGGAGTTGGCGATGCTGTGCGCGACAAAAAAATTATAGACGGTATCGTTGAGCAGTTGACACTCCTTTCGGGCCAAAAGGCTGTTCCTACTCTGGCGCGCAAGTCTATAGCTGGGTTCAAGCTACGTGAGGGAATGGCTATTGGTGCGAAGGTTACTCTTCGGAAACGCCAAATGTATGAGTTTCTAGATCGGCTGATTAATATTTCCTTGCCCCGCATACGAGACTTTCGAGGGTTGAAAAAGAGATCGTTTGACGGAAAAGGAAACTATTCCTTTGGGATTAAGGAGCAAATCATTTTTCCTGAAATCGATTATGACAAAGTTGATCGCGTACGTGGGCTAGATGTTGTTATCACAACGACTGCAAGCTCCGATGAAGAGGCCCGTGAATTGCTGCAGTCATTTAATTTACCCTTAATACTATAGGAGTTTTCATCTAATGGCACGCAAATGTTTGGTTGAAAAAACAAAACGTAATATAAAAAAATGCGCAGGAGCTCGTACATCTCGGCAAAAACTAAAAGCCCTGATCAATGATAAAAACCTTCCTATGGATGAGCGTTTTTCTGCTCAGATGAAGCTCTCTCAACGTTCCCGTAATGAGTCCCCTGTCCGTATACGCACTCGCTGTGCGCTGACAGGTCGTCCAAGGGCCGTGTATAAGCGCTTTGGTCTGAGTCGTATTGCCTTACGTGATCTGGGTTCTTTTGGTTTAATCCCTGGTCTAAAGAAAGTGAGTTGGTAACTATGAATATTAATGATCCTATCGGTGATTTAATCACCCGTATTCGCAATGGTTATATGCGTCGCCACGACTTTGTGCTTGCCCCCGTTTCTCGGATGCGGACTTCTATCTTAACTGTTTTGAAAGAAAACGGTTATATCAGTGACTTTTCTCAAAAAAAAGTTGGTAAGTTTGATCAATTGCAGATAAAGCTAAGGTATACCCATGGTGTTCCTGGAATTGAAGAAATTGTGCGGGTAAGTAAACCGGGAAGACGGGTGTATACATCTGTGGCAGATCTACCCCGGGTTTACAATGGCCTTGGTGTCTCTGTTCTTTCCACTCCTAAGGGTGTTCTTGCCGATTCGACAGCCCGTGCCCAGTCAGTTGGTGGTGAATATCTGTTTAAAGTATTTTAGGAAATATTATGTCTCGTGTTGGTAAAAACCCTGTAATCATTCCTGAATCTGTTCGATGCACCCTTGCGGGTAACCTGCTGACAGTAATTGGAAAATTTGGTGAGTTGACCGTTTCTCTCGTTGATGAGTTACTCGTAGAGCACAAAAATCAACAAATTCTCGTGTCTCCCAAGAAGAAAGATCGTAAGTCCCTTTCTCTTTGGGGTACATATCGGTCGTTAATAGCCAATGCTGTAAGTGATGTGGATCAGGGATATGTGAAGCGCCTTGAGATTAATGGCGTCGGATATCGTGCGGCACTCAAGGGTAACGACTTGTCGATGCAGCTTGGCTATAGCCATGATGTTGTTGTCCCTATTCCGGAGGGCATCACGGTTGTTTGTGAGAAGCCAACGTTACTTACCATTACTGGGTTTAATCGCCAACAAACGGGTGAGTTTGCGGCGAAAGTCCGCTCTTTTCGCTTGCCGGAGCCCTATAAAGGTAAGGGAATAAAGTATGCCAACGAGCATATTGTACGTAAGGAAGGAAAGAAAAAGTGATAGCTAAAGTTGATCGCACGCTTCGTAGAAAGCAGAGAACTCGTCGCCAACTGTTGCTTCGTGCGGCAGGATCAGTTCGTTTGTCTGTTCATCGATCAAATCGATATGTATACGCTCAGTTAATTGATGATAGCAAATCTTGTACCCTTGCGTCGGCATCATCTCTGGATCCTCTTCTGCGTGAAAAGCTAAAGAACTATAGTAATTCTCTAGCAGCAAAGGAAGTTGGAAGGCTGATTGCGGAGCGAGCAAAAAAAACGGGGGTGTCCGCTGTTGTTTTTGATCGCGGCTCGCTGGCGTATCATGGTTGTGTGAAATCTCTAGCTGATGCGGCACGCGAAGCTGGCTTAAAATTCTGAGGAAAATAAATGTCCAGAAATACAGGTGATAATGTTCGTCAAGATCGTCAAGAGTCAGGCCTTGTTGAGAAGCTTGTTTCTATTCAGCGCGTTTCTAAGGTTGTGAAAGGTGGTCGACGAATGGGTTTTTCTGCTACTGTTGTAGTAGGCGATGGTAAAGGGCGTGTTGGTTATGGTCATGGCAAGGCCCGTGAAGTTCCAGATGCTGTCAATAAAGCAACAAACCAGGCTAAGGCAACACTGCATCATGTTCCTTTGCGAGAAGGCAGAACTCTTCATTATGATATTATAGGTCGCCATGGTGCCGCTCGTGTTGTTATGCGGTCAGCTCCTCCTGGTACCGGTGTGATCGCCGGTGGCCCGATGAGAGCAGTTTTTGAAGCCGTCGGAATCCAGGATATCGTGGGAAAATCTCTGGGTTCGTCTAACCCCGGCAACATGGTGCGTGCAACCTTTGAAGCTCTCGCCCGAATGAATTCTCCAAAAGGTATTGCTGCGCGTCGAGGCAAGCGAACAGTTGATATCGTAACTCGTCGTTCAGAGGAGACAGAAAATGCCTAACATATCTAAAGTGAAGGTAACCCAAGTTGGGAGTTCTCTACGTAGACCTCAATACCAGCTTCAGAATTTGAAAGGTCTTGGGCTTGGAAAAATGCACAGATTCCGTATTCTCGAGAACACCCCTATGGTCCAAGGCATGATTCGTAAAGTGAATCACTTAGTTAAGGTAGAAACTGTCTAAAAGAGCTGAATTATGTTATTAAATACTATTAAAGACAACTGTAACTCTCGTTCAAAATCAAAACGAGTTGGTCGCGGCATCGGGTCTGGCAAAGGAAAAACTTCTGGATCTGGGCAAAAAGGACAAAAAGCTCGTACAGGCGTTGCTCTTAAGGGATACGAGGGAGGGCAGATGCCCTATTATCGTCGTCTCCCCAAGCGTGGCTTCACGAATCGGAACATGATTGTTTTTGACGTGATAAACCTAGGGGCTCTTTCACAAGCTGTCACGGAAAAGCGCATCGACGGATCAAAGCCTGTGACTGTCGATGTCCTTAAGGCTGCTGGTATGTTGAACCGTCATGCGAAGACATTCAAGGTTTTGGCCAAAGGCGATCTTACGCATCCACTAGTTCTTCAAACAGCTCATTATTCAGAAGCGGCAAAAGAGGCCATCTTGAAATCAAAGGGGGAGATTCTGTCTCCAGTGGATAACAATACAAACGAGTCTATTTCCAAGTCGTCTTAGATTACTAATCTGTGTCATGAGGGGGATCAATGACGTCTACATTCGAGCGTATGCTCTCAAATATTGACTATAGTGCTTTTGGTAAATCAGAAGATCTAAAAAAGCGTATATACTTTACCCTCGCCGCACTTATCGTCTATCGTTTGGGTACTTTTCTTCCATTGCCTGGCGTTGACCCGGGGATTATGGCTAGTGTTGCCACCGAGCAAAGCAAAGGTCTCTTGGCTTATCTCAATACATTTTCAGGTGGGGCCCTTGAGCGAATGACTATTTTTGCTCTTGGAATTATGCCCTATATTAGTGCGAGCATCATTGTTCAGCTCCTTAGTTCTGTGATGCCATCACTTGAGGCTCTCAAGAAAGATGGAGAACAGGGTCGCAAGCGCATGAACCAGTATACGCGCTACCTAACAGTATTCTTAGCCATAGTGCAGGGATATGGTATGGCTGTTGGTCTTGAGATTATGACATCAAATGGCGTTTCTGCTGTTATTTACCCAGGAATTTTCTTTCGTCTTACTTCTGTTGTAACCTTAACAGGTGGCACGCTGTTTCTTATGTGGTTGGGTGAGCAAATTACTTCCAGAGGTATAGGCAATGGCGTTTCCTTGCTAATTTTTGCTGGAATTGTTGCTAACCTTCCTCGAGCAGTTCAGTCAACTCTTGAGCTTGGGATGTTGCAAAAATCTTCGGTTCTATTCATCTTGGGAGTTTTCTCCTTAGTTATTGGAATGATCGCCATTATTGTTTTTATGGAACGAGCACAACGGAGAATTTTGATTCAATATCCTCGACGTCAGGTAGGAAAAAAGATTATTGGTGGTGAAAACTCACACTTACCAATTAA from Alphaproteobacteria bacterium carries:
- the rplR gene encoding 50S ribosomal protein L18 gives rise to the protein MIAKVDRTLRRKQRTRRQLLLRAAGSVRLSVHRSNRYVYAQLIDDSKSCTLASASSLDPLLREKLKNYSNSLAAKEVGRLIAERAKKTGVSAVVFDRGSLAYHGCVKSLADAAREAGLKF
- the rpsE gene encoding 30S ribosomal protein S5 produces the protein MSRNTGDNVRQDRQESGLVEKLVSIQRVSKVVKGGRRMGFSATVVVGDGKGRVGYGHGKAREVPDAVNKATNQAKATLHHVPLREGRTLHYDIIGRHGAARVVMRSAPPGTGVIAGGPMRAVFEAVGIQDIVGKSLGSSNPGNMVRATFEALARMNSPKGIAARRGKRTVDIVTRRSEETENA
- the rpmD gene encoding 50S ribosomal protein L30, with the translated sequence MPNISKVKVTQVGSSLRRPQYQLQNLKGLGLGKMHRFRILENTPMVQGMIRKVNHLVKVETV
- a CDS encoding 50S ribosomal protein L15, producing MLLNTIKDNCNSRSKSKRVGRGIGSGKGKTSGSGQKGQKARTGVALKGYEGGQMPYYRRLPKRGFTNRNMIVFDVINLGALSQAVTEKRIDGSKPVTVDVLKAAGMLNRHAKTFKVLAKGDLTHPLVLQTAHYSEAAKEAILKSKGEILSPVDNNTNESISKSS
- the secY gene encoding preprotein translocase subunit SecY, with the protein product MTSTFERMLSNIDYSAFGKSEDLKKRIYFTLAALIVYRLGTFLPLPGVDPGIMASVATEQSKGLLAYLNTFSGGALERMTIFALGIMPYISASIIVQLLSSVMPSLEALKKDGEQGRKRMNQYTRYLTVFLAIVQGYGMAVGLEIMTSNGVSAVIYPGIFFRLTSVVTLTGGTLFLMWLGEQITSRGIGNGVSLLIFAGIVANLPRAVQSTLELGMLQKSSVLFILGVFSLVIGMIAIIVFMERAQRRILIQYPRRQVGKKIIGGENSHLPIKINVSGVIPPIFASSILVLFSTLATLLASKSESVFGNLPIYLSGGHPIRMFIFVLFILFFAFFYTSIVFNPVETAENLKKNGAFVLGYRPGDDTANYFDYVLTRLTVVGALYLAFICAIPEFLMTKVNIPFYLGGTSLLIVVGVAMDTVAQVHSHLLAHQYKSLINKSQIGARSSR